In Pseudomonas sp. MM213, a genomic segment contains:
- a CDS encoding DUF4242 domain-containing protein: MPKFIIEREIPGAGTLSERDLKAASQKSCRALRDLPEVQWQQSYVTGDKLYCVYLSPNEELIREHARLSGFPANRISRVMTVIDPTTAE, encoded by the coding sequence ATGCCGAAGTTCATCATTGAACGCGAGATTCCGGGTGCTGGAACACTGTCAGAAAGGGATTTGAAAGCGGCTTCGCAAAAGTCCTGCCGAGCGTTGCGCGACTTGCCGGAGGTGCAATGGCAGCAGAGTTATGTCACCGGTGACAAGCTCTACTGTGTGTACCTCTCGCCCAACGAAGAGTTGATCCGGGAGCATGCCAGGCTGAGTGGTTTCCCGGCCAACCGCATTTCCCGGGTCATGACCGTCATCGACCCCACCACGGCGGAATAA
- a CDS encoding AraC family transcriptional regulator: MDALSQTLRVVRLVGAIFINARFTAPWCYQSPSADTAAPFLEPGAERVVIFHLITEGECYVELGDDPPQLLTAGDVVVFPQGDAHRMCSKPGLAPASGARLDVVLARRPRQLSYGGGGAVTRLVCGYLACDTRLAGMLLTGLPAVVKVNVRGSNAGIWLESSVRYALAEARSPRPGGEGVLAKLAEVLFIEVLRLYMHEQGEGRTGWLAGVGDRIVGAALNALHKKPCHAWTLDELARTAGTSRSVLAERFQQLVGISPMQYLTQWRMLLAANLLRSSNSSLMRIAEEVGYQTDTAFSRAFRREFGAPPAAWRRSQEKRTMAHGAEPVSH, encoded by the coding sequence ATGGACGCCCTGTCCCAGACCCTGCGCGTCGTCCGCCTGGTCGGCGCGATTTTCATCAACGCCAGGTTCACTGCCCCCTGGTGTTATCAGTCACCGAGCGCAGACACCGCCGCACCGTTTCTCGAACCCGGCGCCGAACGCGTGGTGATCTTTCACTTGATCACCGAAGGCGAGTGTTATGTCGAACTCGGTGATGATCCTCCCCAATTGCTGACGGCTGGCGATGTGGTGGTGTTTCCGCAGGGCGATGCCCACCGCATGTGCTCCAAACCCGGTCTCGCGCCGGCCAGCGGTGCACGGCTGGACGTCGTGCTCGCGCGCCGCCCACGGCAGTTGAGTTATGGCGGTGGCGGCGCGGTCACGCGCCTGGTGTGCGGTTATCTGGCGTGCGATACGCGGCTGGCGGGCATGTTGTTGACGGGGTTGCCGGCCGTGGTAAAGGTCAATGTGCGCGGCTCGAACGCCGGGATCTGGCTGGAATCTTCGGTGCGTTATGCGCTGGCCGAAGCGCGCTCGCCAAGGCCCGGTGGTGAAGGCGTACTGGCCAAGCTGGCCGAGGTGTTGTTCATCGAAGTGCTGCGTTTGTACATGCACGAACAGGGCGAAGGCCGGACCGGTTGGCTGGCGGGTGTCGGCGACCGGATCGTCGGCGCCGCCCTCAACGCGCTGCACAAAAAACCCTGTCATGCCTGGACACTGGATGAACTGGCGCGCACCGCCGGCACCTCAAGATCGGTATTGGCGGAACGCTTTCAGCAACTGGTGGGGATTTCGCCGATGCAGTACCTGACGCAATGGCGCATGTTGCTGGCGGCCAACCTGTTACGCAGCAGTAACAGCTCATTGATGCGCATCGCCGAAGAGGTCGGTTACCAGACCGACACAGCATTCAGCCGGGCGTTTCGGCGGGAGTTCGGCGCACCGCCCGCGGCGTGGCGGCGCAGTCAGGAGAAACGAACAATGGCCCACGGCGCGGAGCCTGTGAGCCATTGA
- a CDS encoding cytochrome c biogenesis protein DipZ has translation MFLIAFLGGILTVLSPCILPVVPFLFAGVDRTRSSILLTLGGMVLTFALISSLAVVSSEWVVQANNTGRHVALIVMALFALSLISARVGGWLARPFVLLGNRLDPDTRKMSGPLGSVMIGVATGLLWAPCAGPILGVILTGAMLQGANAQTSLLLVAYGLGSALSLGTLIFAGRGLVNRLKASIPVTGWLRRGTGFAVLAAAVVISTGADKTLLAGTSSEGVSSIEKGVLESVPKVVDYLVSKVKADTSLDNAQGPMPSLSGAVEWINSPALTNESLKGKVVLVDFWTYDCINCQHTLPYVKDWAKKYEKDGLVVIGVHTPEYGFERIIANVKDQVKKLGITYPVAIDNNYAIWRNFDNQYWPAHYLIDAKGQVRFTHFGEGRYETQEKMIQQLLEEAKAPAA, from the coding sequence ATGTTTCTCATCGCTTTCCTGGGCGGCATTTTGACCGTCCTCAGTCCCTGCATCCTCCCGGTCGTGCCGTTCCTGTTCGCCGGGGTCGACCGCACCCGCTCCTCGATCCTGCTCACCCTCGGCGGCATGGTCCTGACCTTCGCCCTGATCTCCAGCCTGGCCGTGGTCAGCAGTGAATGGGTGGTGCAAGCCAACAACACCGGTCGCCACGTGGCCCTGATTGTGATGGCGCTGTTTGCCCTGTCGCTGATTTCTGCGCGGGTCGGCGGCTGGCTGGCACGCCCGTTCGTGCTGTTGGGCAATCGCCTCGACCCCGACACCCGCAAAATGTCCGGCCCGTTGGGTTCGGTGATGATCGGTGTCGCCACCGGTCTGCTCTGGGCGCCGTGCGCCGGGCCGATCCTCGGCGTGATCCTCACCGGCGCCATGCTGCAAGGCGCCAACGCGCAAACCAGTCTGTTGCTGGTGGCGTACGGCCTGGGCAGCGCGTTGTCCCTGGGCACCTTGATCTTCGCCGGTCGCGGCCTGGTCAATCGCTTGAAAGCGTCGATTCCAGTGACCGGCTGGTTGCGACGCGGTACCGGGTTTGCGGTACTGGCGGCTGCGGTGGTGATTTCCACCGGCGCCGACAAGACCCTGCTGGCCGGCACTTCTTCCGAGGGCGTCAGCAGTATCGAGAAAGGCGTGCTGGAAAGCGTACCGAAAGTGGTCGATTACCTGGTCAGCAAGGTCAAGGCCGATACAAGCCTGGACAATGCCCAGGGTCCGATGCCGTCGCTGTCCGGCGCCGTCGAATGGATCAACTCGCCAGCACTGACCAATGAGTCGCTCAAAGGCAAAGTGGTGCTGGTGGACTTCTGGACCTACGACTGCATCAACTGCCAGCACACCCTGCCTTACGTGAAGGACTGGGCGAAGAAATACGAGAAGGATGGCCTGGTGGTGATCGGCGTCCACACCCCGGAATACGGCTTCGAACGCATCATCGCCAACGTCAAGGATCAGGTGAAAAAGCTCGGCATCACCTACCCGGTGGCCATCGACAACAACTACGCGATCTGGCGCAACTTCGATAACCAGTACTGGCCGGCTCATTACCTGATCGACGCCAAGGGGCAGGTGCGTTTCACCCACTTCGGTGAAGGTCGCTACGAAACCCAGGAGAAGATGATCCAGCAGTTGCTGGAAGAGGCGAAAGCCCCCGCCGCGTAA
- a CDS encoding DUF2790 domain-containing protein, translating to MNTKAIYAACLFAALNICTLSARAEADVSARTYSYGTHLDIKKVVSLTQDTTNACGIVDAQLTYLDSQNKTQVLDYRKIADCNEDN from the coding sequence ATGAACACCAAAGCCATCTACGCCGCTTGCCTGTTTGCCGCCCTGAACATCTGCACCCTGTCGGCCCGTGCCGAAGCTGACGTCAGCGCCAGGACCTACAGCTACGGCACGCACCTGGACATCAAGAAAGTGGTGTCGTTGACACAGGACACCACGAACGCCTGCGGGATTGTCGATGCCCAGCTGACTTACCTGGACTCCCAGAACAAAACCCAGGTGCTGGACTACCGAAAAATTGCTGACTGCAACGAAGACAACTGA
- a CDS encoding response regulator — translation MEHVDHILIVDDDREIRELVGNYLKKNGLRTTVVADGRQMRAFLETTPVDLIVLDIMMPGDDGLMLCREIRAGKHKTTPVLMLTARNDETDRIIGLEMGADDYLVKPFAARELLARINAVLRRTRMLPPNLVVTESGRLLAFGRWRLDTSARHLLDDDGTMVALSGAEYRLLRVFLDHPQRVLNRDQLLNLTQGRDADLFDRSIDLLVSRLRQRLLDDAREPAYIKTVRSEGYVFSLPVEVLGAPA, via the coding sequence ATGGAACACGTCGATCACATCCTCATCGTGGACGATGACCGCGAGATTCGAGAGCTGGTAGGCAACTACCTGAAGAAGAACGGCCTGCGCACCACCGTCGTGGCGGACGGCCGGCAGATGCGTGCGTTCCTCGAGACCACGCCGGTGGACTTGATCGTGCTCGACATCATGATGCCGGGCGACGATGGCCTGATGCTGTGCCGCGAAATCCGCGCCGGCAAACACAAGACCACCCCGGTACTGATGCTCACTGCGCGCAACGATGAAACCGACCGTATCATCGGCCTGGAAATGGGCGCCGACGATTACCTGGTCAAGCCGTTCGCCGCCCGTGAACTGCTGGCGCGGATCAACGCGGTGCTGCGGCGCACGCGGATGCTGCCGCCCAACCTGGTGGTCACCGAAAGCGGTCGCCTGCTGGCCTTCGGTCGCTGGCGCCTGGACACCTCGGCCCGCCATCTGCTCGATGACGACGGCACCATGGTCGCGCTCAGCGGCGCGGAATATCGACTGCTGCGGGTGTTCCTCGATCATCCGCAACGGGTGCTCAACCGCGACCAGTTGCTGAACCTGACCCAGGGCCGCGATGCTGATCTGTTCGACCGCTCCATCGATTTGCTGGTCAGCCGCCTGCGTCAGCGCTTGCTCGACGACGCACGGGAACCGGCCTACATCAAAACCGTGCGCAGCGAAGGCTATGTGTTTTCGCTGCCGGTGGAAGTCCTCGGGGCGCCCGCATGA
- a CDS encoding ATP-binding protein has protein sequence MNLSLRWPRTLASRLSLIFLIGLILAQVLSFGAQYYERYESAKNTMLGNLETDVSTSIAILDRLPAEERMSWLQQLDRRNYRYLLDEGSPGTAMSDTPIAMTSIKDAIGKDYPMTVTDIPGPVKHFQVHLKLADGSPVTIDVRPSMVPLSPWLPVVLLGQLLLMILCTWLAVRIAIRPLTRLAQAVETLDPNTHPVHLDEKGPTEVAHAAMAFNAMQARIAAYLKERMQLLAAISHDLQTPITRMKLRAELMDDCNEKDKLWNDLGEMEHLVREGVAYARSVHGATEESRRTDLDSFLDSLVFDYQDMGKDVQLSGKSDTVIDTRPHALRRVLVNLTDNALKFAGAAQLQVESKPGGSLSVKVMDRGPGIAEEELAHVMEPFYRVENSRNRSTGGTGLGLAIAQQLALALGGSLTLSNREGGGLCAELKLPTRPL, from the coding sequence ATGAACCTTTCCCTGCGGTGGCCCCGCACCCTCGCCTCGCGCCTGTCGCTGATTTTCCTGATCGGTCTGATTCTGGCGCAGGTCCTGTCTTTCGGTGCGCAGTACTACGAGCGCTACGAAAGCGCGAAAAACACCATGCTGGGCAATCTGGAAACCGACGTTTCAACGTCCATCGCCATCCTCGACCGCTTGCCGGCCGAAGAACGCATGAGTTGGCTGCAACAACTGGATCGCCGCAACTACCGCTATTTGCTGGATGAAGGTTCCCCCGGCACGGCGATGAGCGATACGCCTATCGCGATGACCTCGATCAAGGACGCCATCGGCAAGGATTACCCGATGACGGTTACGGACATTCCCGGTCCGGTCAAACACTTCCAGGTCCATCTGAAACTGGCCGATGGCAGCCCGGTCACCATCGACGTGCGTCCGTCGATGGTGCCGTTGTCGCCCTGGTTGCCGGTCGTCTTGCTCGGCCAACTGTTGCTGATGATTCTGTGCACCTGGCTGGCAGTGAGAATCGCCATTCGCCCCCTCACCCGCCTCGCACAGGCCGTCGAAACGCTGGACCCCAACACCCACCCGGTGCACCTGGACGAAAAAGGCCCGACCGAAGTCGCCCACGCCGCCATGGCCTTCAACGCCATGCAGGCGCGTATCGCGGCATACCTCAAAGAACGCATGCAATTGCTGGCGGCGATTTCCCACGACCTGCAAACCCCCATCACTCGGATGAAACTGCGCGCCGAACTCATGGACGACTGCAACGAAAAAGACAAGCTGTGGAACGACCTCGGCGAGATGGAACATCTGGTGCGCGAAGGCGTGGCCTATGCCCGCAGCGTCCATGGCGCCACCGAAGAGAGCCGCCGCACCGATCTGGATTCGTTCCTCGACAGCCTGGTGTTCGACTATCAGGACATGGGCAAGGACGTTCAGCTCAGCGGAAAAAGTGACACCGTCATCGACACCCGGCCGCACGCCTTGCGCCGCGTGCTGGTGAACCTCACGGACAACGCACTCAAATTCGCCGGCGCGGCGCAACTGCAGGTGGAGTCGAAACCTGGCGGCAGCTTGTCGGTGAAGGTGATGGACCGCGGCCCCGGGATTGCCGAAGAAGAACTCGCCCACGTGATGGAGCCGTTCTACCGCGTGGAGAATTCGCGCAACCGCAGCACCGGCGGCACCGGCCTGGGCCTGGCGATTGCCCAGCAACTGGCGCTGGCCCTCGGCGGGTCGTTGACGCTGAGCAACCGCGAAGGCGGCGGACTCTGCGCAGAGCTAAAGCTACCCACCCGCCCTTTGTAG
- a CDS encoding CDP-alcohol phosphatidyltransferase family protein has protein sequence MDENRRPIKTRSAGWAKYVTDQLVKRDLSPNQISVASIAFALAGIVALNIDTGVIGSILCALGIQLRLLCNLFDGMVAIEGGKKSDIGSLYNEFPDRIADSLLIVGLGYAIGYSDLGWFAALAAALTAYVRVFGGSIGLKQSFIGPMAKQHRMAVMTVGLLLNAVEASVYATHYVLLMALVIIAIGSAATCVTRTLAISRELKGNPHVDQ, from the coding sequence ATGGATGAAAACAGAAGACCCATCAAAACGCGTTCTGCGGGATGGGCCAAATACGTCACCGACCAGTTGGTGAAAAGGGACCTCTCCCCCAATCAGATCTCCGTGGCCAGCATCGCCTTCGCACTCGCTGGCATCGTCGCGCTCAATATCGACACGGGCGTCATCGGCTCGATCCTCTGCGCCCTCGGCATTCAGTTGCGCCTGTTGTGCAACCTCTTCGACGGCATGGTCGCGATTGAAGGCGGCAAGAAATCCGACATCGGCAGCCTCTACAACGAATTCCCCGACCGGATTGCCGACAGCCTGCTGATTGTCGGCCTGGGCTACGCCATCGGCTACTCTGACCTTGGCTGGTTCGCCGCGCTGGCTGCGGCATTGACGGCTTACGTCAGGGTGTTTGGCGGCTCGATCGGTCTCAAGCAGAGCTTCATCGGCCCGATGGCCAAGCAACACCGAATGGCAGTCATGACGGTCGGGCTGCTGCTGAATGCCGTCGAAGCAAGCGTTTATGCCACTCACTACGTGCTGTTGATGGCGCTGGTCATCATCGCCATCGGCTCCGCCGCGACCTGCGTCACGCGCACCCTGGCCATCTCGCGCGAACTGAAGGGGAATCCTCATGTGGATCAGTAA
- a CDS encoding lysophospholipid acyltransferase family protein, whose amino-acid sequence MWISNALISVLRFVIGVTARWESPPDLTRQRIYFANHSSHMDTLAIIAALPPEARVNVKPVAAADYWGKNKFLSYISQKGLNAVLIDRNPAPGVNVLEPIFDVVRAGHSIIIFPEGTRGSEALPGPFKSGLFRLAETFPEVDLVPIYLENLHRSMPKGKHVPLPIICTIRIGDPLQRISGEEKQVFLDRARDAIVRLSE is encoded by the coding sequence ATGTGGATCAGTAACGCGCTGATTTCTGTTCTTCGATTCGTGATCGGCGTCACGGCCCGATGGGAAAGCCCGCCGGACCTGACACGCCAGCGTATCTATTTCGCCAATCACTCCAGCCATATGGACACCCTGGCAATCATCGCGGCCCTGCCACCGGAAGCCCGAGTGAACGTGAAACCGGTTGCGGCCGCTGACTACTGGGGAAAGAACAAATTCCTGTCATACATCTCGCAGAAAGGCCTGAATGCGGTGCTGATCGATCGCAACCCCGCGCCCGGCGTCAACGTACTGGAGCCGATTTTCGACGTGGTGCGCGCCGGCCATTCGATCATCATCTTTCCGGAAGGCACGCGCGGCAGCGAGGCGTTGCCCGGTCCTTTCAAATCGGGTCTGTTCCGCTTGGCCGAGACATTCCCTGAGGTTGACCTGGTGCCTATCTACCTGGAAAACCTGCATCGCTCCATGCCAAAAGGCAAACACGTCCCCCTGCCCATCATCTGCACAATCCGTATCGGCGATCCGCTGCAACGGATCAGCGGCGAGGAAAAACAGGTGTTTCTGGATCGGGCGCGTGACGCGATTGTGAGGTTGTCGGAATGA
- a CDS encoding phosphatidate cytidylyltransferase, whose product MNLDEKFLWFFGAIAALLAIASIIGRILAKRATTEGSVSTIENLNQRVNAWWGMVIIFFVSYLLGGNATVILFGFISLFALREFITLTPTRPGDHNALFSAFFILIPLQYVLIGTHWYSLFTLLIPVYAFLLLPAIAVLSQDTDAFLERAAKIQWGVMICVYCISHAPALLLLDLEGFQGQNALLLFYLVFVVQLSDVLQYVFGKLFGKHKVAPLVSPSKTVEGLVGGGLSATLIGGCMFWMTPFSFWQSLMMSFVIVVMGFLGGLVMSAIKRSLSAKDWGTMIKGHGGMLDRMDSICFAAPIFFHLTRYFFSAT is encoded by the coding sequence ATGAATCTTGATGAAAAGTTTTTGTGGTTCTTCGGCGCCATTGCCGCCCTGTTGGCGATCGCTTCGATCATCGGCCGGATACTGGCCAAGCGGGCGACGACAGAGGGCTCGGTCTCGACCATCGAAAACCTCAACCAGCGCGTGAATGCCTGGTGGGGGATGGTGATCATTTTCTTCGTGTCCTACCTGCTGGGCGGAAACGCGACGGTCATTCTGTTCGGCTTCATTTCCCTGTTCGCGCTCCGGGAATTCATCACCCTGACACCGACCCGGCCTGGCGACCATAACGCGCTGTTTTCGGCGTTTTTCATTCTGATCCCCCTGCAATACGTACTGATCGGCACTCACTGGTATTCGCTGTTCACGCTGTTGATTCCGGTGTACGCCTTCCTGCTGTTGCCGGCGATTGCGGTGCTGAGCCAGGACACCGACGCCTTCCTGGAACGGGCGGCCAAAATTCAGTGGGGGGTGATGATTTGCGTCTACTGCATCAGCCACGCGCCGGCGCTGTTACTGCTGGACCTGGAAGGCTTCCAGGGCCAGAACGCACTGCTGCTGTTCTACCTGGTGTTCGTCGTGCAGTTGAGTGACGTGTTGCAGTACGTGTTCGGCAAGCTCTTCGGCAAGCACAAGGTTGCGCCGCTGGTGAGCCCGTCGAAAACCGTGGAAGGCCTGGTCGGCGGCGGTTTGTCGGCCACGCTGATTGGCGGCTGCATGTTCTGGATGACACCGTTCAGTTTCTGGCAGTCGCTGATGATGTCGTTCGTGATTGTGGTGATGGGCTTCCTGGGCGGCCTGGTGATGTCGGCGATCAAGCGCAGCCTCAGCGCCAAGGACTGGGGCACCATGATCAAGGGCCACGGCGGCATGCTCGACCGGATGGACTCGATCTGCTTCGCGGCACCGATCTTCTTTCACCTGACGCGGTACTTCTTCTCCGCCACATAA